A part of Bacteroidota bacterium genomic DNA contains:
- a CDS encoding DUF5011 domain-containing protein, producing the protein MKKSVFTLLLLICAVLVKAQYPLVAIDTTQYINPSRLAQVKYNTAGQDSTWPDYLRPVLSNPRYGDTVVIEGIVTFDPASYGLSSNRRSAFIQEASNRSWCGVEVMFDTAALSPRPTKSALEAASQFEQNLKKGRKVRVTARIGYFQGHTQLYVLPIPTQVISLGNTITPQTITIADLMVNNSGTMEPQFATGEQWEGVYVEIKNVIIDNVSASGQRWFWGVKDANGNVLSMRDYSGYYRNDNLDNDPNTPVNFTPPALGAKLSHIRGVVTESGNAGSKQYYLAPLYPSDIALPLAEPPSVSKIKRNPTIVLPTSTPVISATITDDTAVASAVLYYAVGYNNTTFTSVNMTASGSTYSAQIPAQAAGTIVKYYIKATDNSGNYIFSPDSLALNSAYKVLNGVNNISDIQQTPYSNGGSMFVTDTLFNISVPGVVISTNAANDLGLFTIQAGNAPWSAIFVRPTLGDGVTDWKRGDSVIITQALVTERFNLGSDPFGSVSNSFGVTFLEGVKFTMAGRCKQMPNVDYLLIDSLISPTFSKEPYEAMQVRFTNAYVINENPDAPSNFGEFSVHTNQNATVGFRGENYSNDLGFTFNTDSLNNGELLPVFQGTMSYAHGNWKMYPRNRTDVGKRGDLIAPYIVKIGADTVYHPRGQKYTDLGATACDDMDGNISANVNINTSTVDSSTEGTYIVTFTVADAAGNNAAPVTRVVIVQKGQSIADLGKNINMGLYPVPVANTLNLAIGCNYDDVATVNILDITGKTVATHNISFSAGNNTISLPADALSSGIYFCQFSSKYFNSVQKFVVAK; encoded by the coding sequence ATGAAAAAATCAGTATTCACCCTATTGTTGCTAATTTGTGCCGTGCTGGTAAAAGCACAGTACCCATTGGTAGCCATTGACACTACGCAGTACATTAATCCTTCGCGTTTGGCGCAGGTTAAATACAATACTGCCGGACAAGACAGCACATGGCCCGATTATTTGAGGCCTGTACTAAGCAACCCCCGCTATGGCGATACAGTAGTTATAGAAGGTATAGTTACTTTCGACCCCGCATCATACGGTTTATCATCAAACCGCCGTTCAGCATTCATCCAAGAAGCCAGCAACCGCTCTTGGTGTGGTGTTGAAGTAATGTTTGATACTGCTGCACTTAGCCCTCGCCCTACAAAATCGGCGTTGGAAGCTGCCAGCCAGTTTGAACAAAACTTGAAAAAAGGCCGTAAAGTAAGGGTTACTGCCCGTATCGGATATTTCCAAGGTCATACCCAATTGTACGTATTGCCTATCCCTACTCAGGTAATCAGCTTGGGTAATACCATCACTCCTCAAACCATTACCATTGCCGACCTTATGGTGAACAATTCAGGTACTATGGAACCACAGTTTGCTACCGGCGAACAATGGGAAGGTGTGTATGTAGAGATTAAAAACGTAATCATTGACAACGTAAGCGCAAGCGGACAACGTTGGTTTTGGGGCGTGAAAGATGCTAACGGAAACGTATTGAGTATGCGCGACTACTCAGGCTACTACCGTAACGATAACTTGGATAACGACCCTAATACACCTGTAAACTTTACCCCTCCTGCATTGGGTGCTAAACTTAGCCACATACGCGGTGTAGTTACCGAAAGTGGAAACGCAGGCAGCAAACAATACTACTTAGCTCCGCTATACCCCAGCGATATTGCTTTGCCATTGGCTGAACCTCCAAGCGTTTCAAAAATTAAACGCAACCCAACCATTGTGTTGCCAACTTCAACTCCTGTAATCTCTGCTACCATTACTGATGATACAGCAGTAGCATCTGCCGTGTTGTACTATGCGGTAGGGTATAACAATACCACATTCACTTCAGTAAACATGACTGCCAGCGGCAGCACATACAGCGCGCAAATACCTGCACAAGCAGCCGGCACGATAGTTAAGTACTACATTAAAGCTACCGATAACAGCGGTAACTACATTTTTTCACCTGATAGCCTTGCACTAAACTCAGCTTACAAAGTATTGAACGGTGTAAACAACATCAGCGATATTCAGCAAACTCCATACAGCAACGGCGGTAGCATGTTTGTTACCGATACCTTGTTCAACATCAGCGTACCCGGTGTAGTAATATCTACCAACGCAGCTAATGATTTAGGCTTGTTCACCATCCAAGCGGGCAATGCTCCTTGGTCGGCAATATTTGTACGTCCTACCTTGGGCGACGGTGTTACTGATTGGAAACGCGGCGACTCTGTTATAATCACTCAGGCCCTTGTAACCGAAAGGTTCAACTTGGGTAGCGACCCATTCGGCAGCGTGTCAAACTCATTTGGTGTTACCTTCCTTGAAGGTGTTAAATTCACCATGGCAGGCCGTTGCAAGCAAATGCCAAACGTTGATTACTTGCTAATAGACTCGTTAATCTCTCCAACCTTTAGCAAAGAGCCTTACGAGGCAATGCAAGTACGTTTTACCAATGCTTACGTAATCAACGAAAACCCTGATGCTCCCAGCAACTTTGGTGAGTTTAGCGTACATACCAACCAAAACGCAACCGTAGGTTTCCGTGGCGAAAACTACTCAAACGATTTGGGCTTTACCTTTAATACCGATTCATTAAACAACGGCGAGTTGTTACCTGTTTTCCAAGGTACTATGTCATACGCACACGGTAACTGGAAAATGTACCCGCGTAACCGTACCGATGTTGGCAAACGCGGTGATTTGATTGCTCCTTACATTGTTAAAATAGGTGCTGATACCGTATACCACCCAAGAGGCCAAAAGTACACTGATTTGGGTGCTACTGCTTGTGATGATATGGATGGTAACATCAGTGCTAATGTAAACATCAACACATCAACCGTTGATTCTTCTACCGAAGGTACTTACATCGTAACCTTTACAGTAGCTGATGCTGCCGGAAACAATGCTGCCCCTGTTACCCGTGTGGTAATAGTACAAAAAGGCCAAAGCATTGCTGATTTGGGTAAAAACATCAACATGGGTCTATACCCTGTACCGGTTGCAAACACCCTAAATCTAGCCATCGGCTGCAATTATGATGATGTAGCCACTGTAAACATTCTTGATATTACGGGCAAAACCGTAGCTACCCATAACATCAGCTTCTCAGCAGGAAATAACACTATTTCTCTGCCTGCAGATGCCTTATCGTCAGGTATCTACTTCTGCCAGTTTAGCAGTAAATATTTTAACAGCGTACAAAAGTTTGTAGTAGCTAAATAA
- the secG gene encoding preprotein translocase subunit SecG, protein MYTFLTILIIIAALLLILVVLVQKPKGGGLASQFSSSNLAFGVKRTTDFIEKSTWGLAIAIIILALASNFFAGTTEEGAKKAINADQLENTQGATPTTPAQPQPAQQAPPVDSNK, encoded by the coding sequence ATGTACACTTTCTTAACTATATTGATTATCATCGCAGCGTTGCTGCTTATATTGGTGGTATTGGTTCAAAAGCCAAAAGGCGGCGGTTTGGCCTCACAGTTTTCATCATCAAACCTTGCTTTTGGTGTAAAACGTACTACTGATTTTATAGAAAAATCTACTTGGGGTTTAGCTATTGCTATCATCATTCTTGCATTGGCCAGCAACTTTTTTGCAGGTACTACTGAAGAAGGTGCTAAAAAAGCAATCAACGCTGACCAGTTGGAAAACACTCAAGGTGCTACTCCAACAACTCCTGCTCAGCCACAACCGGCTCAACAAGCCCCGCCTGTTGACTCTAACAAATAA